One window of the Mycobacterium haemophilum DSM 44634 genome contains the following:
- a CDS encoding phosphotransferase family protein, producing the protein MANEPAVRAVDRLQRSSRDVTTLPAVLSQWLSTLLPGGPDPQRGVPDVIVESGVDATGMSSETIVVIIRWQQQGQPEQQKLVVRMAPTPDDVPVFPSYRLDYQFEVMRLVGDLTDVPVPQVRWIETTGDVLGTPFFVMDYVDGVVPPDVMPYTFGNNWFADAPAERQRELQDATVAVLATLHSIPNVENTFAFLSEGRSGDTALHKHFSWVRSWYDFAVPDIGRSPLLERTFEWLQEHWPNEAGAREPVLLWGDARVGNVLYRDFAPVAVLDWEMVTLGPRELDVAWMIYAHLVFQELAGLATLPGLPGVMREDDVRATYQRLTGIEVGDLHWFYVYSGVMWACVFMRTGARRVHFGETEKPDDVESLFYHAGLMRRLIGEDLIGEDH; encoded by the coding sequence GTGGCCAACGAACCGGCGGTCCGAGCAGTCGACCGACTGCAACGCTCCAGCCGTGACGTCACCACCCTGCCGGCGGTGCTGTCGCAATGGCTGTCGACCCTGCTGCCCGGCGGGCCGGACCCCCAGCGGGGAGTACCAGACGTGATCGTCGAGAGCGGCGTAGACGCGACCGGCATGTCATCAGAAACCATCGTCGTGATCATCCGCTGGCAGCAGCAGGGGCAGCCAGAACAGCAGAAACTCGTGGTGCGGATGGCGCCCACCCCCGACGACGTGCCGGTGTTCCCGTCGTATCGGCTTGACTACCAATTCGAAGTGATGCGGCTAGTCGGCGATCTAACCGACGTGCCTGTCCCGCAGGTGCGCTGGATCGAGACCACCGGCGACGTGTTAGGAACGCCCTTCTTTGTGATGGACTACGTCGACGGCGTGGTACCACCCGACGTGATGCCTTACACCTTCGGCAACAACTGGTTCGCTGATGCGCCCGCCGAGCGGCAACGCGAACTGCAGGATGCTACCGTCGCGGTGCTGGCCACCTTGCATTCGATCCCTAACGTGGAGAACACGTTTGCTTTTCTGTCGGAGGGTAGATCCGGCGATACAGCGCTGCACAAGCACTTCAGCTGGGTGCGGTCGTGGTACGACTTCGCGGTACCCGACATCGGCCGATCACCGCTGCTGGAACGGACTTTCGAGTGGCTACAAGAGCACTGGCCGAACGAGGCGGGCGCCCGCGAGCCCGTACTGCTCTGGGGCGATGCCCGAGTGGGCAACGTCTTATACCGCGACTTTGCCCCGGTGGCAGTGTTGGACTGGGAAATGGTGACGCTAGGACCCCGTGAACTTGATGTCGCGTGGATGATCTACGCGCACTTAGTGTTTCAGGAGCTGGCCGGCCTGGCGACGCTGCCAGGCCTACCTGGGGTAATGCGTGAGGATGACGTCCGCGCCACCTATCAGCGGCTCACCGGCATCGAAGTGGGCGACCTGCACTGGTTCTACGTCTACTCCGGAGTGATGTGGGCCTGCGTGTTCATGCGCACCGGGGCGCGACGAGTGCACTTTGGGGAGACCGAAAAACCTGACGACGTGGAGTCATTGTTCTACCACGCCGGATTGATGCGACGTTTAATCGGCGAGGACCTTATCGGAGAGGACCACT
- a CDS encoding DUF4129 domain-containing protein: protein MPGIEPGIDRPTRRVVVLIVLLILVAAALRGYLPVHPRELSAEPGSSLPATILVVAALAVAVALLVIAVIARLREPPALAPSAGELSDTLGGGTARPSWRVLLIGLAVIVAWLLVAIFLSRLFALHNVNPSASIPDSSAPPVVHDTGSPPKQPNNDAGDMVGILLASTVLLFLMIVVAAAITSRRRWRAAQKLRPATIGDDDVASRAPAKRSELLARAAELGLAAMSDLTREPRQAIIACYAAMERELANVPGAVPQDCDTSTEVLARAVEHHALHADNAVELVKLFEEARFSQHVMNERHREVAVQALRLVLTELRSPA from the coding sequence ATGCCCGGTATCGAGCCCGGTATCGACAGGCCGACGAGGCGCGTTGTCGTCCTGATCGTGCTGCTGATCCTCGTTGCTGCGGCGCTGCGCGGGTATCTTCCGGTTCACCCTCGTGAGTTATCCGCCGAGCCGGGCAGCAGCCTGCCAGCGACGATCTTGGTGGTAGCGGCCCTTGCCGTGGCGGTCGCGCTGTTGGTGATCGCGGTAATTGCGCGGCTGCGGGAACCACCCGCGTTGGCGCCCAGCGCTGGGGAGCTGTCCGACACGCTTGGCGGCGGAACGGCAAGACCGAGCTGGCGCGTGTTACTGATCGGACTCGCGGTGATCGTGGCCTGGTTGCTGGTCGCGATATTCCTGTCCCGGTTATTCGCGCTACACAACGTCAATCCCTCGGCGTCCATACCGGATTCGAGTGCGCCGCCGGTGGTGCATGACACCGGCTCGCCGCCGAAGCAGCCCAACAACGACGCCGGGGACATGGTAGGAATCCTGCTTGCGAGTACGGTTCTGCTGTTCCTGATGATCGTCGTGGCGGCGGCGATCACGTCGCGACGGCGCTGGCGCGCGGCCCAGAAACTACGGCCGGCCACCATCGGCGACGATGACGTCGCATCCCGGGCACCCGCGAAGCGTTCGGAGTTACTAGCGCGGGCGGCCGAACTCGGTCTGGCTGCGATGTCAGACCTCACGCGAGAACCGCGGCAGGCGATCATCGCCTGCTACGCGGCGATGGAACGTGAACTCGCGAATGTCCCCGGAGCCGTCCCCCAGGACTGTGACACCTCGACCGAGGTTCTCGCCCGAGCCGTGGAACATCATGCGCTGCATGCCGATAACGCAGTCGAGTTGGTGAAGCTGTTCGAAGAAGCACGGTTTAGCCAGCATGTGATGAATGAGCGACATCGTGAGGTAGCGGTCCAGGCGCTGCGGCTGGTTCTCACGGAGCTGCGGAGTCCAGCATGA
- a CDS encoding AAA family ATPase yields the protein MSAGKTTAHCEAVLDEIERVVVGKRDALTLILIAVLARGHILIEDLPGLGKTLIARSFAAALGLRFTRVQFTPDLLPADLLGSTIYDMQSGRFAFRSGPIFTNLLLADEINRTPPKTQAALLEAMAEGQVSIDGETHKLPTPFIVLATDNPIEYEGTYPLPEAQLDRFAIRLELRYLSERDETSMLRRRLERGSAEPTVNQVVDVRDLLAMRESVEQVTVHEDVLHYVVSLATATRHHPQIAVGASPRAELDLVQLARARALLLGRDYVIPEDVKALAATTVAHRITLRPEMWVRKIQGADVIGELLRRLPVPRAVRSPGEAG from the coding sequence ATGTCAGCTGGGAAGACCACCGCGCACTGCGAGGCGGTGCTTGACGAAATCGAACGTGTCGTGGTGGGCAAGCGCGACGCGCTCACGCTCATCCTCATCGCGGTCCTCGCCCGCGGTCACATACTCATCGAAGATCTGCCCGGTCTGGGCAAGACGCTGATCGCGCGATCTTTCGCTGCGGCGCTGGGGCTTCGGTTCACCCGGGTGCAGTTCACGCCCGATCTGCTGCCGGCGGACCTGCTGGGCTCGACCATTTACGACATGCAGTCGGGCCGTTTCGCGTTCCGTTCCGGACCCATTTTTACCAACCTGCTGCTTGCCGACGAGATCAACCGCACACCCCCGAAAACCCAGGCGGCGCTGCTGGAGGCGATGGCCGAGGGGCAGGTGAGCATCGACGGCGAAACCCATAAGCTGCCCACGCCATTCATCGTTCTGGCCACCGACAACCCGATCGAGTACGAGGGCACCTATCCGTTACCGGAGGCACAGCTGGATCGGTTCGCGATCCGATTGGAACTGCGATATCTGTCCGAACGCGACGAGACTTCTATGCTGCGCCGTCGCCTCGAACGCGGGTCGGCCGAGCCGACGGTGAATCAAGTCGTGGACGTACGCGATCTGTTAGCGATGCGCGAATCGGTGGAACAGGTGACCGTACACGAGGATGTTTTGCACTATGTGGTGTCGCTAGCCACCGCGACCCGGCACCATCCGCAAATAGCGGTGGGTGCTAGCCCGCGAGCAGAACTCGATCTGGTCCAACTCGCCCGCGCCCGTGCGCTGCTGCTTGGCCGGGACTATGTGATCCCTGAAGATGTCAAAGCGCTTGCCGCTACAACAGTTGCGCACCGGATCACGCTGCGCCCGGAGATGTGGGTGCGAAAGATTCAGGGGGCTGACGTCATCGGAGAACTGTTGCGGCGCTTGCCGGTCCCTCGAGCAGTCAGGTCACCTGGGGAAGCAGGATGA
- a CDS encoding DUF58 domain-containing protein, whose amino-acid sequence MIEIREVELRWRASRLTRSIATCAGAALAIAVIGSRWQLIAFAAPLLGVLCSISWQRPVPKIQVHGEPDSQRCFENEQARLTVWATQENSAESGPVAVELSVFAVAGMRLEVVDSESRQVVAAVAERWGRYPIRARVNVVARGGLLTGTGTVDAAFVVVFPLTPPQSTPIPRTELLDRLGAHLTRYIGPGVEYADIRPYVSGDQLRAVNWPVSARRGQLHITQRLTDRAADVVVLIDTYRQPAGPATDATERVVRGAAQVVQTALRHGDRAGIVALGGNRPRWLGADIGQRQFYRVLDTVLGAGDQFENTTGTLAPRAAVPAGAIVVAFSTLLDTEFALALIDLRKRGHVVVAVDVLGSSPFEGEHDPLVVRMWALQRSSMYRDMATVGVDVLSWRGDRGLEQSMGVLPHRRHRMPGPPRGKH is encoded by the coding sequence GTGATCGAGATTCGTGAAGTTGAGTTACGTTGGCGTGCATCACGTCTGACGCGGTCAATCGCTACCTGCGCCGGGGCTGCGCTGGCCATCGCCGTGATCGGCAGTCGCTGGCAGCTGATTGCATTCGCGGCACCGCTGCTCGGCGTGTTGTGCTCGATCAGCTGGCAGCGCCCGGTGCCGAAGATCCAGGTTCACGGGGAGCCCGATTCGCAGCGATGCTTCGAAAACGAACAGGCGCGACTGACCGTATGGGCGACCCAGGAAAACAGCGCTGAATCCGGGCCCGTGGCAGTCGAACTTTCCGTCTTTGCCGTCGCCGGAATGAGGCTCGAAGTTGTCGACTCGGAATCGCGTCAAGTGGTTGCCGCAGTGGCAGAACGCTGGGGCCGATACCCCATCCGGGCCCGGGTCAACGTCGTCGCGCGCGGTGGGCTGCTGACCGGAACGGGTACCGTCGACGCGGCCTTCGTCGTCGTGTTTCCGCTGACGCCGCCGCAGTCGACGCCGATTCCGCGGACCGAGTTACTCGATCGCCTGGGTGCCCACCTCACCCGGTACATCGGCCCAGGTGTCGAGTACGCCGACATTCGCCCCTATGTGTCCGGCGACCAATTGCGTGCTGTGAACTGGCCAGTCAGTGCGCGCCGCGGCCAATTGCATATCACGCAGCGATTGACCGACCGCGCCGCCGATGTGGTGGTGCTGATCGATACGTATCGGCAGCCGGCGGGCCCGGCGACCGACGCCACCGAACGAGTCGTGCGCGGCGCGGCTCAGGTGGTGCAGACCGCGCTGCGACACGGCGATCGTGCCGGGATCGTCGCGCTCGGAGGTAACCGCCCGCGGTGGCTTGGCGCCGATATCGGACAGCGCCAGTTCTATCGGGTGCTCGATACCGTGCTCGGTGCTGGTGACCAATTCGAAAACACAACTGGGACACTCGCGCCGCGAGCGGCCGTTCCCGCGGGGGCGATCGTTGTCGCGTTCTCCACCTTGCTGGACACTGAATTCGCCCTGGCGTTGATCGACCTCCGCAAACGCGGCCATGTCGTGGTCGCCGTCGATGTTCTGGGCAGCTCCCCGTTCGAAGGCGAGCATGACCCCCTGGTGGTTCGGATGTGGGCGCTGCAGCGCTCTTCCATGTATCGCGACATGGCCACCGTGGGTGTCGATGTGCTGTCCTGGCGAGGGGATCGCGGCCTGGAGCAGTCGATGGGTGTGCTGCCCCACCGCCGCCATCGGATGCCGGGACCGCCACGCGGAAAGCACTGA
- the nuoN gene encoding NADH-quinone oxidoreductase subunit NuoN translates to MNLPAPSIAYFLLCPMLIVFSVAVAGVLAEAFLPRRIRYGAQVTLVLGGLVAAFIAVVVVARSIPASGRTAVLGAIAIDRPTLFLQGTVLLVAMMAVIFIAERSATGQASKSKVAVGAGTTGNTGGLDSFTPQASAVPGSDAEREAERAGVAQTELFPLAMLAVGGMMVFPASNDLLTMFVALEVLSLPLYLMCGLARHRRLLSQEAAMKYFLLGAFSSAFFLYGVALLYGATGTLTLTSTRDALVTRSDNSMALVGVALVSVGLLFKVGAVPFHSWIPDVYQGAPTPITGFMAAATKVAAFGALLRVVYVALPPLHDQWRPVLWAISILTMAVGTVTAVNQTDVKRMLAYSSVAHVGFILTGVIADSPAGLSATLFYLVAYSFSTVGAFAVVGLIRNAEGVEDADLSHWAGLGQRSPIVGVMFSMFLLAFAGIPLTSGFVSKFAVFKAAAQGGAVPLVIIGVISSGVAAYFYVRVIVLMFFTEASDETPQVVEPGILSKVAIAVCAAVTVALGIAPQPLLDLADRAAQLVH, encoded by the coding sequence ATGAACCTCCCCGCCCCCAGCATCGCGTATTTCCTGCTGTGCCCGATGCTCATTGTCTTTTCGGTCGCAGTCGCCGGCGTGCTGGCCGAAGCGTTCTTGCCCAGACGAATACGCTATGGCGCGCAAGTGACGCTTGTGCTCGGCGGTTTGGTTGCAGCATTCATTGCGGTCGTCGTGGTGGCCAGGTCGATTCCGGCGTCCGGTCGCACCGCAGTGCTGGGCGCCATCGCCATTGACCGACCGACCCTGTTCCTACAAGGCACCGTACTGCTGGTCGCGATGATGGCGGTCATTTTCATCGCCGAACGCAGTGCCACCGGACAGGCCAGCAAATCCAAAGTGGCGGTGGGCGCCGGAACCACTGGGAACACAGGCGGATTGGATTCTTTTACCCCGCAGGCATCTGCGGTACCGGGCAGCGACGCCGAACGTGAGGCGGAACGGGCCGGCGTCGCCCAGACGGAGCTTTTCCCACTGGCGATGCTGGCCGTCGGCGGCATGATGGTGTTTCCCGCTTCCAACGACCTGTTGACGATGTTTGTTGCCCTGGAAGTTCTGTCGCTGCCGTTGTACCTGATGTGCGGGCTGGCCCGTCATCGCCGTCTGCTGTCACAGGAAGCTGCGATGAAGTACTTCCTGCTGGGCGCGTTCTCGTCGGCATTCTTTCTTTACGGCGTGGCGTTGCTCTACGGCGCGACCGGCACCCTGACCCTCACTAGCACCCGTGATGCGCTGGTCACGCGGAGCGACAACTCGATGGCGTTGGTCGGCGTCGCGCTGGTGTCGGTTGGTCTGCTGTTCAAGGTCGGCGCGGTCCCGTTCCACTCCTGGATTCCCGATGTCTACCAGGGTGCGCCCACTCCGATCACGGGATTCATGGCGGCGGCCACCAAGGTCGCGGCGTTCGGCGCCCTGCTGCGGGTGGTTTATGTCGCGCTGCCTCCGCTGCATGATCAGTGGCGCCCTGTGCTGTGGGCGATTTCGATCCTGACCATGGCGGTCGGCACCGTCACGGCGGTGAACCAAACCGACGTGAAGCGGATGCTGGCTTATTCATCGGTCGCGCATGTCGGCTTTATCCTTACCGGGGTGATCGCCGACAGCCCCGCGGGCCTTTCCGCAACGTTGTTCTATTTGGTCGCCTACAGCTTCAGCACCGTCGGAGCGTTCGCGGTCGTCGGCCTGATCCGCAACGCGGAGGGGGTCGAAGATGCCGACCTGTCGCACTGGGCTGGACTGGGACAGCGCTCACCCATTGTGGGCGTGATGTTTTCAATGTTTCTGTTGGCTTTCGCCGGCATTCCGCTGACCAGTGGATTCGTCAGCAAGTTCGCCGTGTTCAAGGCGGCTGCGCAGGGCGGAGCGGTGCCGCTGGTGATCATCGGGGTGATCTCCAGCGGGGTCGCGGCGTATTTCTACGTGCGGGTCATTGTGCTGATGTTCTTCACCGAAGCATCCGACGAAACACCACAAGTGGTGGAGCCGGGCATCTTGAGCAAGGTCGCCATCGCGGTCTGCGCCGCCGTCACGGTAGCGCTGGGCATCGCACCACAGCCGCTGTTAGACCTGGCTGACCGGGCCGCCCAACTAGTGCACTGA
- a CDS encoding NADH-quinone oxidoreductase subunit M, with product MNNMPWLSVLWLVPLAGSVLIILLPAGLRQLAKWTGLAVSVLVLAVAIIITAGFKTGGAAYQFIESHRWIPAFGAGYTLGVDGIAVVLVLLTAVLIPLLLIAGWNDADGDDPLRPVSPSLRSSRDDGDDPLRPASPSLRSSRSGERNPRGVHAYVALTLAIESMVLISVIALDVLLFYVFFEAMLIPMYFLIGGFGKGPGRSRAAVKFLLYNLFGGLIMLAAVIGLYMVTAQQAAGSFDFRDIVAGFASGRYSADPAVIKALFLGFMFAFAIKAPLWPFHRWLPDAAVEATPATAVLMMAVMDKVGTFGMLRYCLQLFPSASTYFRPLIVVLAVIGVIYGAIVAIGQADMMRLIAYTSISHFGFIILGIFVMTSQGQSGSTLYMLNHGLSTAAVFLIAGFLIARRGSRTIADYGGVQKVAPILAGTFMVSAMATLSLPGLAPFISEFLVLLGTFNRYWLAAAFGVTALVLSAVYMLLLYQRVMTGPVARGNERIRDLAPREMIVVAPLIALLIALGIYPKPALDLINPAVENTMTTIGQHDPVPTVTRPVSGAAPAPAEGPHR from the coding sequence GTGAACAACATGCCGTGGCTGAGCGTGCTGTGGCTGGTGCCATTGGCAGGTTCGGTGCTGATCATCCTGCTGCCCGCTGGGCTGCGGCAGCTTGCCAAATGGACCGGCCTGGCGGTCAGTGTGCTGGTGTTGGCGGTGGCGATCATCATCACCGCCGGCTTCAAAACCGGTGGCGCAGCTTACCAATTCATCGAAAGCCATCGGTGGATACCGGCGTTTGGGGCTGGCTACACCCTCGGCGTGGACGGCATCGCAGTGGTGCTGGTGCTGCTGACCGCGGTGCTGATTCCGCTGCTGTTGATAGCGGGCTGGAACGATGCAGATGGTGACGACCCGCTGCGCCCGGTTTCGCCGAGCTTGCGATCGTCACGTGACGATGGTGACGACCCGCTGCGCCCGGCTTCGCCGAGCTTGCGATCGTCACGAAGCGGCGAGCGCAATCCCCGGGGCGTGCACGCCTACGTCGCCCTGACATTGGCCATCGAGTCGATGGTGCTGATCTCGGTGATCGCGTTGGACGTCTTGCTGTTCTACGTGTTCTTCGAGGCCATGCTCATCCCGATGTATTTCCTGATCGGCGGCTTCGGTAAAGGTCCTGGCCGATCACGTGCTGCGGTGAAGTTCCTGCTGTACAACCTGTTCGGCGGATTGATCATGCTGGCGGCAGTGATCGGGCTGTATATGGTCACCGCGCAACAGGCTGCTGGCTCATTCGACTTCCGTGACATCGTCGCCGGCTTCGCGTCCGGACGCTACAGCGCAGATCCCGCGGTAATCAAGGCGCTGTTCTTGGGCTTTATGTTCGCGTTCGCGATCAAGGCCCCGCTCTGGCCGTTCCACCGCTGGCTGCCGGACGCGGCAGTCGAGGCCACACCGGCCACCGCAGTGCTGATGATGGCCGTGATGGATAAGGTCGGCACCTTCGGCATGCTGCGCTACTGCCTACAGCTGTTCCCCAGCGCCTCAACGTATTTCCGCCCGCTGATCGTCGTGTTGGCCGTCATCGGGGTGATCTACGGCGCGATTGTGGCTATCGGTCAAGCCGACATGATGCGTCTAATCGCCTACACTTCGATCTCGCACTTTGGGTTCATCATTCTGGGGATCTTCGTGATGACCAGTCAGGGGCAGAGCGGGTCGACGCTGTACATGCTCAACCACGGCCTGTCCACCGCCGCGGTGTTCCTGATCGCGGGCTTCCTGATAGCACGGCGCGGCAGCCGGACGATCGCCGACTACGGCGGCGTGCAGAAAGTGGCCCCGATCCTGGCCGGCACCTTCATGGTTTCGGCCATGGCAACTTTGTCGTTGCCCGGTCTAGCCCCATTCATTAGCGAATTCCTGGTCCTATTAGGAACTTTCAACCGCTACTGGCTGGCGGCGGCATTCGGCGTTACCGCGTTGGTCCTTTCGGCCGTCTACATGCTCCTGCTCTACCAGCGGGTAATGACCGGGCCAGTGGCGCGAGGCAACGAACGAATCCGTGACCTGGCGCCGCGCGAAATGATCGTCGTAGCACCGTTGATCGCGCTGTTGATCGCGCTGGGGATCTACCCCAAACCGGCGCTGGACCTGATCAATCCCGCGGTCGAGAACACCATGACTACCATCGGCCAGCATGATCCCGTGCCGACTGTGACCCGTCCGGTTTCGGGGGCCGCCCCCGCGCCAGCCGAAGGACCGCACCGATGA
- the nuoL gene encoding NADH-quinone oxidoreductase subunit L gives MTSFLGTQYTWLLVALPLAGATILLFGGRRTDAWGHLLGCATAVASFGVGATLLADMLGRAGDDRVIHQKLFSWIPVGGLQVDFGLQIDQLSMCFVLLITGVGSLIHIYSIGYMAEDPDRRRFFGYLNLFLASMLLLVVADNYLVLYVGWEGVGLASYLLIGFWYHKPSAATAAKKAFVMNRVGDAGLAVGMFLMFSTFGTLSYAGVFAGAPAAGRGPLTAMGLLLLLGACAKSAQVPLQAWLGDAMEGPTPVSALIHAATMVTAGVYLIVRSGPLYNLAPDAQLAVVIVGAVTLLFGAFIGCAKDDIKRALAASTMSQIGYMVLAAGLGPAGYAFAIMHLLTHGFFKAGLFLGSGAVIHAMHEEQDMRRYGGLRAALPVTFATFGLAYLAIIGVPPFAGFFSKDAIIEAALGVGGTHGMVLGGAALLGAGVTAFYMTRVMLMTFFGQSRWAPGTHPHEAPKVMAWPMILLAIGSVFSGGLLAYGGTLQHWLEPVVGVHEEAAHALPSWVSTTVALAVVAVGVAVAMRMYGGKAVIPRVSPVQVSVLTTAARADLYGDAFNEEVFMRPGAQLTDALVTVDNAGVDGSVNALGTLVGRTSDRLRGLQTGFARNYALSMLAGAVLVAALILAVRLW, from the coding sequence GTGACAAGTTTTTTGGGGACTCAATACACCTGGCTGCTCGTGGCACTGCCGCTGGCGGGTGCCACAATATTGCTCTTCGGCGGCCGACGCACCGACGCTTGGGGCCATCTGCTGGGCTGCGCCACCGCGGTTGCGTCGTTCGGCGTGGGCGCAACGCTGCTCGCCGACATGCTCGGCCGCGCCGGGGATGACCGCGTCATCCACCAGAAGCTGTTCAGCTGGATCCCGGTCGGCGGGCTCCAGGTCGACTTCGGGCTGCAGATCGACCAGCTGTCCATGTGTTTCGTGCTGCTGATCACCGGTGTCGGCTCGCTGATCCACATCTATTCGATCGGCTACATGGCCGAGGACCCGGACCGTCGCCGGTTTTTCGGGTACCTCAACCTGTTTCTGGCCTCGATGCTGCTGCTGGTGGTCGCTGACAACTACCTGGTGCTCTATGTCGGCTGGGAAGGCGTCGGCTTAGCCTCCTACCTGCTGATCGGGTTTTGGTACCACAAGCCGTCGGCGGCCACGGCCGCTAAGAAGGCGTTCGTAATGAACCGGGTCGGGGATGCCGGGCTTGCCGTGGGCATGTTCTTGATGTTCAGCACCTTTGGCACGCTGTCGTACGCCGGGGTGTTCGCCGGAGCACCCGCCGCCGGCCGCGGCCCGCTCACCGCGATGGGGTTGCTGTTGCTGCTGGGCGCTTGCGCCAAGTCCGCACAGGTTCCGCTGCAGGCCTGGTTGGGTGACGCGATGGAGGGTCCCACTCCGGTGTCCGCGTTGATTCACGCCGCCACCATGGTGACAGCCGGTGTATATCTGATCGTGCGTTCGGGCCCGCTGTACAACTTGGCGCCGGACGCGCAACTGGCGGTGGTCATCGTCGGCGCCGTCACGTTGCTGTTCGGGGCGTTCATCGGCTGCGCCAAGGATGACATCAAACGCGCGCTGGCCGCATCGACAATGAGCCAAATCGGCTACATGGTGCTGGCCGCCGGGTTAGGCCCGGCCGGCTATGCCTTCGCAATAATGCACTTGCTCACCCACGGTTTCTTCAAGGCCGGCCTGTTCCTGGGCTCCGGGGCGGTGATCCACGCGATGCACGAAGAGCAGGACATGCGCCGTTACGGCGGTCTACGCGCCGCCCTGCCGGTCACGTTCGCCACGTTCGGGCTGGCATATCTGGCGATCATCGGTGTGCCCCCGTTCGCGGGCTTCTTCTCCAAAGACGCCATCATCGAAGCGGCGCTAGGCGTCGGCGGCACCCACGGCATGGTGTTGGGCGGGGCCGCGTTGCTAGGCGCCGGTGTCACCGCGTTCTACATGACTCGGGTGATGCTGATGACCTTCTTCGGCCAAAGCCGTTGGGCGCCAGGAACTCATCCGCACGAGGCACCGAAAGTGATGGCGTGGCCGATGATCCTGCTTGCCATCGGCTCGGTGTTCTCCGGCGGTCTCCTGGCCTATGGTGGCACCCTGCAGCACTGGCTCGAGCCGGTCGTCGGTGTTCATGAAGAAGCTGCCCACGCCCTTCCGTCCTGGGTCAGCACCACGGTGGCGTTGGCCGTCGTCGCGGTCGGTGTTGCGGTGGCTATGCGAATGTACGGCGGCAAGGCGGTCATCCCCAGGGTGTCCCCCGTCCAGGTTTCGGTGCTCACGACAGCCGCACGCGCCGACCTGTACGGCGATGCCTTCAACGAGGAGGTGTTCATGCGCCCTGGCGCGCAGCTGACTGATGCGCTGGTCACAGTCGACAACGCAGGTGTGGACGGCTCGGTCAACGCGCTGGGCACACTGGTGGGCCGGACCTCCGATCGGCTGCGGGGCCTGCAGACCGGCTTCGCCCGCAACTACGCGTTGTCGATGCTGGCGGGCGCCGTGCTGGTGGCCGCGCTGATCCTGGCGGTGCGGCTGTGGTGA
- the nuoK gene encoding NADH-quinone oxidoreductase subunit NuoK, with protein sequence MNPANYLYLSALLFTIGAAGVLLRRNAIVMFMCVELMLNAVNLAFVTFARMHGHLDGQMIAFFTMVVAACEVVVGLAIIMTIFRSRKSASVDDANLLKG encoded by the coding sequence GTGAATCCGGCTAACTACCTTTACCTTTCTGCGCTGCTGTTCACCATCGGGGCCGCAGGTGTGCTGTTGCGGCGCAACGCCATCGTGATGTTCATGTGCGTCGAGCTGATGCTCAACGCGGTCAACCTGGCGTTCGTCACCTTCGCGCGGATGCATGGCCACTTGGACGGGCAGATGATCGCGTTCTTCACGATGGTGGTGGCTGCCTGCGAGGTCGTCGTCGGCCTGGCCATCATCATGACGATTTTCCGTTCCCGCAAATCGGCGTCGGTCGACGACGCGAATCTACTCAAAGGCTGA
- a CDS encoding NADH-quinone oxidoreductase subunit J: MDLAANLAAATIVRTSTGEAVTFWALGALALIGAIGVVLSVNAVYSAMFLAMTMIILAVFYMVQDALFLGVVQVVVYTGAVMMLFLFVLMLIGVDSAESLKETLRGQRVAAVVTGVGFGVLLVGAIGNVAAGAGFSGLTAANANGNVEGLAALIFSRYLWAFELTSALLITAAVGAMVLAHRERFERRKTQRELSQERFLPGGHPTPLPNPGVYARQNAVDVAALLPDGSYSDLSVSRILRARGADGLETPSAEAIKGGAS, translated from the coding sequence ATTGATCTAGCCGCTAATCTGGCTGCTGCCACCATCGTTCGCACCTCCACCGGCGAAGCGGTGACGTTTTGGGCGTTGGGCGCGCTGGCGCTGATCGGCGCGATCGGGGTGGTGTTGTCGGTCAACGCGGTGTATTCGGCGATGTTTTTAGCGATGACAATGATCATTCTGGCGGTGTTTTACATGGTCCAGGACGCGCTGTTCTTGGGCGTGGTGCAAGTCGTGGTCTACACCGGCGCGGTGATGATGCTGTTTTTGTTCGTGCTGATGCTGATCGGTGTGGACTCGGCAGAATCCCTGAAGGAGACGCTGCGCGGACAGCGCGTCGCGGCCGTGGTGACCGGCGTCGGGTTCGGCGTATTGCTGGTCGGCGCCATCGGCAACGTGGCGGCGGGCGCAGGTTTCTCCGGCCTGACCGCGGCCAACGCCAACGGCAACGTCGAGGGCTTGGCGGCGCTGATCTTCTCGCGCTATCTGTGGGCGTTCGAGTTGACCAGCGCGCTGCTGATCACCGCCGCCGTCGGGGCGATGGTGCTGGCGCATCGGGAGCGTTTCGAGCGTCGCAAGACCCAGCGGGAGCTGTCGCAGGAACGCTTCCTTCCTGGCGGGCATCCCACCCCGCTGCCCAACCCGGGCGTCTATGCGCGCCAGAACGCGGTGGACGTGGCCGCGCTGCTCCCCGACGGCTCCTATTCGGACCTGTCGGTGTCGCGGATATTACGGGCCCGTGGTGCGGACGGTTTGGAAACGCCCTCGGCGGAGGCGATCAAGGGAGGGGCGTCGTGA